ttattagtgttgcaccatttATTTTTACATAATATAGCCATATACAACTTCAGTATCACAtgtcttagagtgatggactgtgccatccccgtGGCCTCTGCAATGGATGAaacaggcgtgaatcagacaggtgtcttgtgcaCCATGAAAAAAACGAAACATTTagactgctcgactaaagaaatctcggtcgaccaacagcctatagACCAGACGATTGatcagtcgactaaatggggtcagccctaaaatAATTTAAACAAATAATTGTACAAATATGTTATTGGGGCCCATTTATGAAGGtataaattatattttagatggtgtcagtatCATTTTATTTTAATTCATTTTGGATTATAATTCAACCTTTTCCCCCCACTGCTACTAATTTTGCCAGAGGAAACACTGCGACGACATTGTTATCCAATTCTACTCATGTACCCTTAATAAAGTCCTCTCTTCTTGTCAGTCTGCAGATGCAGAAGCTGCAGGTCCTGGAGGATCATCTCTGGTCAAGCAGGAGAGGACTGAAGGAGACGACCCACAACACAGCAGAAACATCCAGACTGGAGCAGCGGCTGGAGTGGCGCACCCTGTAGTCACTGAGGACCTATCCACCGCCGCCACGCCCCAGCCCAGGACCCTACACAGCATCGCGGAGGTCAGTGGAAAGCCGAACGGCGTCCtcaagagagagacggacacagagactTTAACTGTCACAAAAAGGCTCTTACACACAGGATCTGACCACAgatcagacacagagagactggggctggggagaCTGGGCTGTCCTCCTGCTCCCGCCTCAGAGTATTTACTTTACGATGACTTGAGGACAGTTCATTCCCATCTGGACTCAGGTGACGCGACAGAAGCTGGCAATGATCCGTCTTGTTCTTACACCCCAGAGATGGAACCTGTCAACATGGCTTTGGgtttagagacacagactgaTCAGTCTAGAGAGGACTGGAaccggtacagtagtagtgtatactctgaagggtgcctagataagaaaggggaggtTATAGTGGTAGATGAGGTGACTGTGAAAGTAGAGGGTAATACTCCTCCCACATGGAATGCAGATAGTCACCTAGGAGATGGATACTCACAGGGCAGAGATTTCTTAGATTATAGGGAAAGTTTAGAGACAAATCCAAATGTCGCAACCCACTCCCCTTTACACACGCTCAGGGATCGCGACCCAGTGTTCACATCAATGGGGCCTTCCGATTCACATAACCGCGTCCTTTTCgatcaggtattgaactcaaacGAAAGGGCTAGAGCCCAGGTTCAGGAAAGGGGAGCAACATCAGGGGCTAGTAAAAAGAAACagttcctctgcatgttctgtaacaaaggcttcagctgcccccagaaggtggagatccaccagagggtccacacaggggtgaaacccttcagctgtgcccagtgtcacatgcgcttcgCAGAGGCTGGCACACTGAAGagacaccagagggtccacacaggggagaaaccattcGTCTGCCACCTGTGCCGGGCCAGTTTCTCCCACTCATTCAACCTGAAGagacaccagagggtccacacaggggagaatcatacagctgcccccagtgtgagaagtTCTCCCACCAGCACCAGCTGAAGATGCACCTATAGGTCCACATGGGAGAGAGGCCGTTTGCCTGTACGCAAtgcgggaagaggttctcagagaggagcgACCTCAgaatacaccagcagaaaaaacaTTCCACTCTATGACATAGAAAGTCACCATTCGACTTCATTGCTTCTGACGTTTAGATCaaaccctgcattaaagaccaagaTTAATTTTCATTGTTGTCAGCAGAAAAGAACCACAGATGCATTTGGATTAACGACAGTAACAGGTTTCAGTGTTGAATATATCTGAGTAGAATATTTCATCCAGAcattgtgtgatatatatatatatatatatatataagcctAAAGAGTCTGTGACatattgtgtttgtactgtgtagaCTATATGATGTTCACAAATGCCTATTTAACTACTTAATTTCCCCCCAAGACACTTTTAATGAGTATATTAATGCAGTTTATCAAATTCATGCAAATTTTTAGTTGAGACatgacatgtacagttgaagtcgaagtttacatacaccttacacaTTAAACTCAGTTGtccacagttcctgacatttaaacctcctaaaaattccctgtcttaggtcagttaggatcatcactttattttaagaatgtaaaatgtcagaattataggtcgaccgattaatcggaatggtcgattaattagggacgatttcaagttttcataacaatcagaaatcggaattttggacaccgattttggccaatatttttttttaacattttttttatttttttacacctttatttatctaggcaagtcagttaagaacacattctttttttcaatgatggcctaggaacggtgggttaactgccttgttcaggggcagaacgacagatttttaccttgtcagctctgggatacaatcttgcaaccttacgattaactagtccaacgctctaaccatctgcctctcattgcactccacgtggagcctgcctgttacgcgaatgcagtaagaagccaaggtaagttgctaactagcattaaacgtatcttataaaaaacaatcaatcaatcataatcactagttaactacacatggttgatgatattactagtttatctagcgtgtcctgcgttgcatataatcgatgcggtgcgcattcgcgaaaaagtaCTGTTATTGCTCCAACATGTACCtagccataaacatcaatgcctttcttaaaatcaaaacacaagtatatatttttaaacctgcatatttagttaatattgcctgctaacatgaatttctttaaactaggtaaattgtgtcacttctcttgcaacagtcagggtatatgcagcagtttgggccgcctagctCATTGCAAactgtgaagaccatttcttcctaacaaagacagccaacttcgccaaatgggggatgatttaacaaaagcgcatttaaaaaaaaagcacaatcattgc
This sequence is a window from Oncorhynchus tshawytscha isolate Ot180627B linkage group LG34, Otsh_v2.0, whole genome shotgun sequence. Protein-coding genes within it:
- the LOC121841788 gene encoding zinc finger protein 329-like, translating into MANCVVFHTQIASVMEVLANAAVAEICKLVDDDYAVFRLEITQSQKENRALRRKLQLLELKVSRERAERTIRPRSVKILDRYRGMARGEGHLTLGHRSIVKPAGHNTWRDDQPITVDEGSGTSTQHVIMIESADAEAAGPGGSSLVKQERTEGDDPQHSRNIQTGAAAGVAHPVVTEDLSTAATPQPRTLHSIAEVSGKPNGVLKRETDTETLTVTKRLLHTGSDHRSDTERLGLGRLGCPPAPASEYLLYDDLRTVHSHLDSGDATEAGNDPSCSYTPEMEPVNMALGLETQTDQSREDWNRYSSSVYSEGCLDKKGEVIVVDEVTVKVEGNTPPTWNADSHLGDGYSQGRDFLDYRESLETNPNVATHSPLHTLRDRDPVFTSMGPSDSHNRVLFDQVLNSNERARAQVQERGATSGASKKKQFLCMFCNKGFSCPQKVEIHQRVHTGVKPFSCAQCHMRFAEAGTLKRHQRVHTGEKPFVCHLCRASFSHSFNLKRHQRVHTGENHTAAPSVRSSPTSTS